The Arvicola amphibius chromosome 11, mArvAmp1.2, whole genome shotgun sequence genome has a segment encoding these proteins:
- the Samd7 gene encoding sterile alpha motif domain-containing protein 7 gives MTNPMMPVNPLLTASGHQRIPLLPAPFGPPIVDRDVLSSSVAPAGTSQFCVPSQSGSSFVPNANMLNPLSGHFYPGWGILPPEPTKAVATRNEMFERHHTARAEMEMYSLHQQRRMERVNPKGLAGLGIPLFYGSSCLCGPAGFQGRGTVPASYPHLHRSTSRHLQGNPILLGNRPHFTECWGQKYRLRRGSVYQKCLESKTESFKNQAEEKDSGQMPVVPYEEEEDSKDPEIEVDNSEKSKETDDKPTWGVANPCIEPQPRQTKPSSPEAKAQDGGKEKPSEKVCEGRDEKNGLGLQISILPLPGAQALGALSKACSSADIQKWTIDDVHDFIRSLPGCSDYAQVFKDHAIDGETLPLLTEQHLRGTMGLKLGPALKIQSQVSQHVGNMFYKEIPSLPTHARQAFDDPADTSPLLDIDS, from the exons ATGACAAACCCTATGATGCCTGTGAACCCTTTATTGACAGCATCAGGACATCAGAGGATCCCACTGCTTCCTGCACCGTTTGGGCCCCCAATTGTGGACAG AGATGTCTTGTCTTCCAGTGTGGCTCCAGCTGGAACAAGCCAGTTTTGTGTTCCTTCCCAATCTGGATCCTCTTTTGTTCCCAATGCAAATATGCTAAACCCGCTGTCGGGTCACTTCTACCCAG gcTGGGGCATTTTACCACCTGAACCCACAAAGGCAGTGGCCACAAGGAACGAGATGTTTGAGAGACATCATACTGCCAG gGCAGAAATGGAAATGTATTCTCTTCACCAGCAAAGGAGGATGGAAAGAGTTAATCCCAAGGGACTGGCTGGTCTAGGGATACCCCTTTTTTATGGATCGAGTTGCCTGTGTGGTCCTGCAGGCTTCCAAGGCAGGGGCACAGTACCTGCCAGTTATCCGCATTTACACAGAAGCACCTCCAGACACCTTCAGGGAAACCCTATTCTACTGGGAAATAGACCACACTTTACAGAATGCTGGGGCCAGAAGTACCGACTCAGGAGAGGCTCAGTTTATCAGAAATGTCTAGAGAGCAAAACTGAGAGTTTCAAAAatcaagcagaagaaaaggactCAGGTCAGATGCCTGTGGTTCCctatgaagaggaagaggatagCAAAGACCCAGAAATTGAAGTAGACAACAGTGAGAAGTCAAAGGAAACTGATGACAAGCCAACCTGGGGTGTCGCCAACCCCTGCATAGAGCCGCAGCCACGTCAGACAAAACCCTCTTCCCCAGAAGCCAAGGCTCAGGATGGTGGGAAGGAAAAGCCCTCGGAGAAGGTCTGTGAAGGCCGTGATGAAAAGAATGGGCTTGGTCTGCAGATTTCCATATTGCCTCTGCCAG GAGCACAGGCACTGGGTGCACTCAGCAAAGCCTGTTCCTCGGCTGATATTCAGAAGTGGACCATAGATGACGTCCATGACTTCATCAGAAGCCTGCCAGGGTGCTCAGACTATGCCCAG GTATTTAAGGATCACGCAATTGATGGAGAAACACTGCCCCTTCTCACTGAGCAGCATCTTCGAGGCACCATGGGGCTGAAACTAGGACCAGCACTAAAAATTCAGTCTCAG